The DNA sequence GCCAAATTAAGCATACTTTTAGTAATATCCATTGATCCCCCAAAAAAAAAGCCACGAGGAAATCGTCCCGAATGGACAACAGCCTTCATGGCTAAAATGGACGTGCGATTGCGGTAAACCTGTCTGCTGGAAATTCATTTTCCGATTACTTTGGTAAATTATCACATGACCCCGGAGAAATCAAGTTATCAGTGATGATTAATCAAGAGCCAGATAAGTTCTCATAATTTTCAACATGGGGGAGGCAGTGGCGATTGCGCCTGAGGTGAAACTGGCCGCCGCCTTTCCCTGATAATGAATCTGATATAGGCTAACATCTGCATTTATCATTGATTTTCGATCTTCTGGGGGAAAGGTGAAGCGTTTCTGCTTTTAATTTGACTTACACCCTGTAAATTCTCCTGGATAAACCGCCCGGGAACCAGGGTTACCTGGGGCCGGTGCATGAGGGGATTTTCACCTACCAAGAGAATGCACCCATAAATCTGTTCCAACTGTTCATAGGTAAGGACAGTGGAGGGGCATCCCTGGCTGGCAACCCGTCCTTTATGCAGCAACAGGAGGGTATCGCCATACATCGCTGCCAGGTTTAGATCATGAGAGATCATAATAATCGTGAAACCACGTTCTTTTTTCAGTTTTTCCATCAGGTCCATGATATGCACCTGATGGGCCAGATCCAGGGAGGCGGTAGGTTCGTCCAGGATAATGATCTGCGGTTGCTGGCAGATGGCTCGGGCGATGACGACCCGCTGCAATTCTCCACCGCTCAATTGGTTGAGCCGGCGTTTGGCCAGGTGTGTGACATTAGTGGCCTCCATGGCCTCGGCGGCAATTCTTAGATCCCGGTTTGTTTCCAGGCCGGCCAGGGACAGGTGGGGAGAGCGGCCCATGAGTACTACTTCGGTGACGGAAAATGGCGCCTCAATGGGAGAATATTGGGGAACTACCGCCACCTGGCGCGCCAGGGATTTTCTTGAATAGCTGGCCAGCGGGCGGCCGAGAATCTCCACCTTGCCGCCTAGCGGCCGGATTATCCCGGCCAGGGTTTTGGCAAGAGTCGTTTTTCCGGAGCTGTTAGGACCGATGACGATGAAAAAAGACCCAGTGGCTACCTCAAAGGAGAGGTCATGGAGGATGGGGCGGTCGCCGTAGCCTACGAAAACCTGTTCAAGACAAACGGCTGGGTTCATAACCGAGACCTCTGCAGCAGAAAGATAAAGAGCGGGGCGCCGATGAGAGCCGTTATCACCCCCACCGGCAGTTCTCCCTGAGAGGGCAGGACGCGTGCCATCAGGTCGCACCAGACTAGGTAGGCGCCTCCACCCAAAATGCAAGCCGGAACCAGGACCCGATGCTCCGGCCCCAACCAGAGGCGCAGGAGATGGGGGACAACCAGGCCGACGAACCCGACCAGGCCGGATTGGCAGACCGTAGCGCTCAGCATCAGGGAAGTCACCCCGAGCAGGATATAGGTCACCGTAGTTACGGCCAGCCCGAGATAACTGGCCTGTTCCTCGCCCATGGAGAGGAGGTTGAGGGGGCGGGCGAGGATAAAAATAATCAGGTGGCAGGGCGGCAATAGAATCGCCAGGGCCAGGATCTGCTGCGGTAGGGCCACTGACAGGTCTCCCATAAGCCAATGCAGGATGTTGTGCAGGCGGGAGTCCTGAGTAATGGTGACGAAAAACAGGATGAGGGCGGTGCATAAGGCGTTGACCATAACCCCCGAAAGCAGCAGGGCGTCCTTACCCCCGCCGGTCTGCCGGGGGGTAAGGAAGATGACTACCGCCATGACCCCCATGCTGCCTAAAAAGGCCAGGACGGCTACACCCGGAAACGGCGCCAAACCCAAAAGGATGCCGATGATGGCTCCAACCGCGGCGCCTCCGGAGATGCCCAGGATATACGGTTCTGCCAGAGGATTGTGCAGCAGGGCTTGGAAGACCAGCCCGCCCAGAGACAGCGTTCCCCCTACCAGAGCAGCCAAGACCACCCGCGGAAACCGGATCTGCCACAGAATCGTAGGGAGGATGTCATCCGTAGGGCTGAATCCGATCAAAGCCAACAAAGATTGACGCCAATCGGCCTGGGATGACCCCCAGAGAAGACCGGCCAACAGGCTCAAGACCAGCACCAGACCTAAGAGAGCGCTCACGAGCAACAGCCGGCGCAGAAGATGAGGTTGGGAAAGGATCATTGCAACCCTCCGGCCAGCTCAGGGTGCAGCAGCCCGAATAACGCCTCCAGGCCAGCAAAGATACGGGGCGAAGGGCGATCGACGATATCGGAGTCCACCAAATAGATGCGGTTGTCCCGGGCGGCCGGAAGCGTCGACCACTGATGCCAGAAGGCTTTGACCCGCTCGAAAATTTCCCCCCGAGTCATAGAGGTAATAATGATCACTTCCGGTTGCAGCGCCAATACCTGTTCTTGAGAGAAGCGGGGATAAGGAACTTTGCCGGCGGTCAGGTTTACCCCTCCCGCGGTGGTAATCAGTTCATCGAGAAAGGTATGAGAACCGGCAGAGACAATGGGAGAGATGCCGATCTGCAAAAATACCCGAGGACAGTGAACACTGCGGCCTACGAGGGAAATGATGTGCTGGCGTCTCTGAAAAAGGTCTTTTGCCAGGGTCTCGGCCTGATCCCCGGCGTTTAACAGATGACCGATCTCGTGCACGGTAGCAATTACCCCCTCGAGATTGCGGGGGTCAACCGCATAAACCGGGATGCCCAGACTCTCCAGCCACTCCACCCGATGGCGGGGATTGCCGTCTTTGATGGCCAGGCAGAGGTCGGGCCGCAAGGCGACGATGCGCTCGACGTCGGGACTGATGTACGAACCTACTTTGGGCAGGTTCTCCGCCGCCGCCGGATAGTTGCTGAATTGTTCGACGCCAACGAGCCGATGTTCCTGGTTCAGGGCGAAGACGATTTCGGTGAGGCTGGCAGCCAGGGTAACGAGGCGCTGAGGATTTTCTGGAATTTTTACCTCCCGCCCCAACTGGTCGCTCACGGTGCGGGCAAATGCCGGGGGAGGCAGGAGCGCAAAATACAGCACCAGACAAACAGTGTAAATAACCTTTATGATTGTCATTGGCAATATTATTTGTAGGCGTGCAGCAATCAATGAAAAAAGGGACTCAGTTATCAGCTTTCAGTATAAAGAAGGAAACGCTTGCAAAATATCTATTGTGATCGTCCTCAAAGCCGTGAAGGATCTTAACCTTTTAAGGACAAGAAATTCTTCGCTGCGCTCAAATTGACCCGAAAGGCAAAGATGGATTTTGCCAGCCCTTCAAATAGTATCGGTTCCCATCCTGTCCGGCGGTCAGGAAAGATACGATTATTCCCTTGAACCCGTCATCGCAGTGATTATAGTTA is a window from the Desulfobacca acetoxidans DSM 11109 genome containing:
- a CDS encoding ABC transporter substrate-binding protein is translated as MTIIKVIYTVCLVLYFALLPPPAFARTVSDQLGREVKIPENPQRLVTLAASLTEIVFALNQEHRLVGVEQFSNYPAAAENLPKVGSYISPDVERIVALRPDLCLAIKDGNPRHRVEWLESLGIPVYAVDPRNLEGVIATVHEIGHLLNAGDQAETLAKDLFQRRQHIISLVGRSVHCPRVFLQIGISPIVSAGSHTFLDELITTAGGVNLTAGKVPYPRFSQEQVLALQPEVIIITSMTRGEIFERVKAFWHQWSTLPAARDNRIYLVDSDIVDRPSPRIFAGLEALFGLLHPELAGGLQ
- a CDS encoding ABC transporter ATP-binding protein, translated to MNPAVCLEQVFVGYGDRPILHDLSFEVATGSFFIVIGPNSSGKTTLAKTLAGIIRPLGGKVEILGRPLASYSRKSLARQVAVVPQYSPIEAPFSVTEVVLMGRSPHLSLAGLETNRDLRIAAEAMEATNVTHLAKRRLNQLSGGELQRVVIARAICQQPQIIILDEPTASLDLAHQVHIMDLMEKLKKERGFTIIMISHDLNLAAMYGDTLLLLHKGRVASQGCPSTVLTYEQLEQIYGCILLVGENPLMHRPQVTLVPGRFIQENLQGVSQIKSRNASPFPQKIENQ
- a CDS encoding FecCD family ABC transporter permease, with amino-acid sequence MILSQPHLLRRLLLVSALLGLVLVLSLLAGLLWGSSQADWRQSLLALIGFSPTDDILPTILWQIRFPRVVLAALVGGTLSLGGLVFQALLHNPLAEPYILGISGGAAVGAIIGILLGLAPFPGVAVLAFLGSMGVMAVVIFLTPRQTGGGKDALLLSGVMVNALCTALILFFVTITQDSRLHNILHWLMGDLSVALPQQILALAILLPPCHLIIFILARPLNLLSMGEEQASYLGLAVTTVTYILLGVTSLMLSATVCQSGLVGFVGLVVPHLLRLWLGPEHRVLVPACILGGGAYLVWCDLMARVLPSQGELPVGVITALIGAPLFIFLLQRSRL